The Muribaculum intestinale genome includes the window TGTTTGCGATGCTCAATCCGGTGAGTACAATCGGCGGCGATTTCTACGACTTCATGCTCGCCGATGGAAAGTTTTATTTCTGCATAGGCACTGTGTCGTGTGCCGGCACAGTTTCGACCTCGTTGCTCATGACTGTTGCCCGTTCGGTGTTCCGCTCGTCGATATCGGCCGCGCAGGGGCCTGAAATGACTATAAAAGCCATGAGCAATGTACTCCACGACAACCCTGAGTCGGATATGAGCATAACTGTATTTGTGGGGGCCCTTGACCTCTACAGCGGCGAGCTCACCTATGCCAATGCCTCGCACAACGCTCCGCTGCTGGTGCAGCCCGACGGCATGACCGAGTTTCTCCCCGGCTCGTCGTCACTGCCGCTGGGAGTTGATGTGCTCGAAGAGTGCGCCCAGGCGTCGCTCGTGCTGAAGCCCGGCTCGCGGATGGTGTTCTTTACCGACGGCATCATCACTGCCACCAATGCCGGTGGTGCCGCCTATACCGACTATACGCTGTATCATACCGTGACGATAATAATGGCCAACTATCCCAATCTATCGGCCAGGGATATGATAAATCGTATCGGACGTTCGGTGCGCGAGCATGTGGGCGACCAGGAGCAGCATCGCGACCAGGCTTTGCTGACATTTACCTACAAGGGGCTCGGGAAGAGCGCCCCGTCCCCCGACAGGTGAGACGTTTGGAGGGAAATGGAGCAGAATGCGACATAATTTTATGTTTTTTAACCACTTTGTAAATAATGCCATAGTAAAATGTTGCTTGTTAAGAAATCTTTTCTTAGTTTTGTGACAAGATATTATTAACCTTATTAAAAAGTTACACCAATTTTTAAAATGAAAACATTAGTAGAAAAGGCTGCCTCTCTCTACGAGGCTTTCAAGAAAGAGGCGGAATCACAGGTAGAGAATGGCAACAAGGCTGCCGGCGCACGTGCCCGCAAGGCATCTCTTGAGCTCGAAAAGCTCATGAAAGAGTTCCGCAAGGCTTCTCTCGAGGCTTCCAAGAAGTAATAATATTATATAGCAAGCCTGTCAGTCCAGGTTCTATCCGTGCTTTTCATTCCGGCGGCCTCCTGCCGGTATACCTTATTATGGCCCGGCCATACGCAATGGTCGGGCTTGCTTGTGCGGTAGTGGGAATATTCCGTAATTTGAAGGTAAAAGCGGAGTGTATTCCACATTGAAATGTTAACTTTGCACATAGAAACCACATGAAATTGATTTTGTCCCCTCCTTGGAACTTTGTGTAGGGATATTAAGGTATGTGACGGTTTCAGAAAGAGCAATTATGGAAAAGCATATCGAACATGATGGCGTGCGGGTGGTATATACCGTAGAGGGAGATGGGCCGTCGGTGGTGCTGATGCACGGCTGGGGCTGCGACACCACCACTCTTGCCTCAATAGAAAAGACCGCTTTGGCCTGTGGCAGAAAGGTGGTCAATATCGATTTTCCCGGACATGGCAAGTCGGGCGAGCCGACGCAGGTGTGGGGAGTCGAAGAGTATACGGCATGTCTGCGCACAGTGGTCGAGGCCGAGGGGCTGGAGCGCCCCGCTTTGCTGGGCCATTCTTTCGGAGGGCGTGTCGGCATACTTTATTCGTCGCGCTATCCGTCGGAGGTGGAGCGCCTGATTCTGGTCGATGCAGCGGGCATCAAGCCGCGCCGTACATGGAAATATTATTACAAGGTGTATACTTTCAAGGCTATGAAGCGTCTGCTCTATCTGCTGCACGGCAAAGTCGCCGCCGAGGATATACTGGCGGCAAGGCGCGCGAAGGCCGGGTCGGCCGATTATGCCAAGGCCACGCCGATGATGCGGGCCATATTGAGCCGTGTGGTAAACGAGGATCTGAAACACTGCATGCCGACTATCGCCTGTCCGACGCTACTCGTGTGGGGCGAGGATGATACGGCGACACCCATATCCGACGCCCGGTATATGGAACAGCATATACCTGACGCCGGTCTGGTGAGCTTTCCCGGAGCCGGACATTACAGCTTTCTTGATCGCCCGGCTCAGTTTGCCGCGGTGTTGCGCAGTTTCCTGACTTCAGGAGGTGAATGAAAAAAATAATCACTATGTGTATCAATGCATTGATAATAATATTTCTTGCGGTGGCCGGTATAGCCGGTGCGGCAAGTTTCCTGCTTGAACTGAAGCGCGACCTGATGATGATGCAGCAGAACAGCTACCGCAACGAGCGGTACATGCGCTGGCTGCGCTCTTCGGGCGATATGACCTCATGGCTACGTATGGCGGCTCTTGTGGTGTTTGTCATCATACAGTTGCCGTTTGTCGGGCTGGTGACGGCCTGCACGTGCGTGCTGCTGCTGTCAATGTACAATATCCTGCGGCTCACTACGGCTAAGTACAAAAAGCCGCTGGTGTGGACTCCACGTGCGCGACGTATCTACGGGGTAGCTGCCGGTGTGGCTCTCGCTACCTGTGTGGCCGCATGGTTTGTGTCGCGCAATCCGGTGTTCGTGGCCAGGTGGACGGTAGCGCTTTACGTGCTGAGCCATGTAATAATAATGGCCGC containing:
- a CDS encoding alpha/beta fold hydrolase produces the protein MEKHIEHDGVRVVYTVEGDGPSVVLMHGWGCDTTTLASIEKTALACGRKVVNIDFPGHGKSGEPTQVWGVEEYTACLRTVVEAEGLERPALLGHSFGGRVGILYSSRYPSEVERLILVDAAGIKPRRTWKYYYKVYTFKAMKRLLYLLHGKVAAEDILAARRAKAGSADYAKATPMMRAILSRVVNEDLKHCMPTIACPTLLVWGEDDTATPISDARYMEQHIPDAGLVSFPGAGHYSFLDRPAQFAAVLRSFLTSGGE
- a CDS encoding histone H1, with the protein product MKTLVEKAASLYEAFKKEAESQVENGNKAAGARARKASLELEKLMKEFRKASLEASKK